The nucleotide sequence CGTACCGCCATCGCCCCTACGATATAAAGGTTCTCCCCGAAGCATATTCCTTACCAGTCGTAGGCAGTAACAGCTACCACCATGTCCTCGTTCAAGGCCATGTTCTGTGACCTCTGCATCGTCCTATTGGTGGGACTGACCGTGGTCCTCGCTGAAGAAAAGCCAAGGTAATAAAATAGTTACATTCCTAGTTAATAGCTTTACCTTCATCATGAAGCatcatcccacttaacatcgggtgcgattgtggtcaaatacctgccttgttttgtaattaaaaaaaaaaaacacaacttCTCCGTGTCCCAAATGGTACCGCATTTAAAAAGTGGAATAGAATGCTTGGACGAAATCTGGAAATTTCAGATACAGTTACGGGCAAGGGATTATTTCCACTTcttattcccaccgctgcaactcctgtgtagtccgGATCTACAGGGAGGAAGATATGGAAAAGTTGTATATCTAGCAGACAATTAACAATATGCCGTGTTATAATTTCAGCGGAACAGTCGCCGTCGACGAGGGCCCTAAAGGGAACTGCTCATGCGGTGGGTTCCCGACGTCGACCCCAGAAGTGGACGCGGCGCCTCTACTGTCCCAGACGCCTGGCCTGATCGTGAAGTGTGACGAAGAAGGTGGAAACACATGCAAGAGCTTGTGCAACGCTCTAGCTACAGCTACTAAAGCAAAGGGACCAGAAATCTTGTGTAACAAGCTGAAGGAAGCTACTGAGTTGAAGGTAGGTAGTTATGTAATTTTTTGGTAAAATCATCGCAACTGCAGTCCGTTATTTGGAGCTTTTTCCTGCGGAATCCCTAACGATCAACTATTACCACATAACAAATGACTAAAGATAGCGGAATAGTGTCAAAATATGGTTTTCTTTAATCCCACTGTATTAGGAAGGTGTAAAGGTCTCCTTCACATGGTAATACATTTTTGGAATTAAAGGTTAAACATACCATCTCCATACTAGGTACTTTAATCTAAAGTAGAATAAGTTCTTTACAACATTGTTAATGGCGCGATTTGTGtgaaaaatattcaataaaaatctTTCTTTCGCAGCTGTCAGCATTTTACAAGATCTGCGACAAACCCTGGGTCTACGCCGAGATGACAGCCGAAGAGCCGCTATGCTGCGAAACCAGCAAGGTCAAGATCTGCCCATCAGTCGAGAAACTCAATGCTACGTCAGCAGTAGACGTGATCGACGCGAAGACCGTCATGTAAAGGAATTAAGAGGCCTACAATAGTAGTTTAGCTCTGACGTATCATTGATGTGATTGTTTTATATTCTTAGATGTAATTAGCTCTGAATAAGCAGGCGCGACTGAATAAACTACTGTATGCAAGAACGAAAttgtttatgttttattttcatacattataCGTCAGAAAActtgaaattaatttgtcatTTAGTAGACTATTCGTAACAGGCGATTTTTTGGCAATTTGAGGCACAATTAACTAATAGCTACAACCTTAGGAAAAGagctcattaaaatattttttaagtcgATAAAAGGCAGTttggtttaaattaaaataaatgaaagtaaATTTAAGAAGAAGTTTATTTACATGAACAATATTTCATGTTACTGTGTATACGATTTTGTACAATGTAACAATAATTACCAGTAAAAATACGCTTCATATCATAATAATCACATTGATCCGATCAAAAACGGTTATTGGCTAATTTTAACaatatggaaaaataaaaacattgctAAAAGATTACGACGCGTACTGTTCGAAACATagtattaaaatagtttttagtcGCTATGACTATTGTTCTGTTTTTCTCCCTTTAGCGTTAATACGCCTTTAATTTTGTATTGCATTGGATAATAATCATGTAAAAAGCCATAACGATTACTACGTTACCAGCGTATTCGTATAATCATAATCAACTAAGTCTTAATATAGGCCCGTAATTTATTAGATGAAACGATACTCAAGTTTGAATCTACACTCGAGAAAAGATTCTAGCCTGTATTTGGCctagatattgaaattcaacaGACGATTGAGAATCAATATCTATCTCAAAATTAAACACGAAGCGAATTGAGATATTATTGCTTTTTAAGCATGAAAACCTTGAATTTCTGCTctcacttaaaataaaattatatttaagtgTCGTTTCATAAAACGAGCCAAATAATTTCATTTGTCGACTGACTGATTCTATTACCAAAAACTATTTATAATTCATCTTTTCTGCGTCCAATCTTCTCGTAAATACGTTATTGCGGTGTACATTCGAGATCCTATTTGAGGGGTATGAGCTAtatcttaattaattacataaaatcTACATAAAAGACAGCATTTACTGACTTAACTATTCTGCTGGCTGAAGCTCACGGCTCTAAGCAGAGGACGGATAGCttgttgtatttttatatttctttaCACATATTCGAGACAAACGGATTATTGCTTGTTGTATATTAgtcagtttattattaaaacgacaACAATAGGATAATAAAATCT is from Ostrinia nubilalis chromosome 2, ilOstNubi1.1, whole genome shotgun sequence and encodes:
- the LOC135083370 gene encoding uncharacterized protein LOC135083370; the encoded protein is MSSFKAMFCDLCIVLLVGLTVVLAEEKPSGTVAVDEGPKGNCSCGGFPTSTPEVDAAPLLSQTPGLIVKCDEEGGNTCKSLCNALATATKAKGPEILCNKLKEATELKLSAFYKICDKPWVYAEMTAEEPLCCETSKVKICPSVEKLNATSAVDVIDAKTVM